In Synchiropus splendidus isolate RoL2022-P1 unplaced genomic scaffold, RoL_Sspl_1.0 HiC_scaffold_37, whole genome shotgun sequence, the genomic window AGTGGAGGCCGTGTCCCGGGGAGCCGGCGACCATGTTGGATCtgagcttctgctgctgtgccCGACCCACAGCTCGGAGCTGTGGGGGGGAGGCGCCGCACGGATCTCTGGTTCTGCCTCTTAAGAACTGGACACCTTCCAAGGTTGAGGCTTGGTGAGCTGATCAGATGACagcaggtcacgtgaccgcgACTCCGCACCTCAGCAGGAACATAAGAGCCCCAGTGAGCGTGGTCTGAGCGGCGAGTGAGATGGAGCAGATCGGAGGAGAGAGGCTTCTGCTCTTCCATCTGCCaggctctgctgcaggagccgCTCTCTCTGTCAGCCCAGCTGACCTTCTCACCTGTCCCGCAGAGGAACCTCGTGTGGGTGCAGCTGAAGATGTGGCCTGCGGCACCGGCGCCAGGAGGCGGTCCAGTCTGGTGTCTGAGCATCATCTACTCCACGAGGAGACCCAGCAGCACGTGGTCCTggccgcagcagagagaagcgAGCGAGAGCCGAGGAAGGATCCAGCAGAAGAcgcaggagcagaagaagaagcagtgaaGGAGAGTGTCTGATGTGGAGCAGCGGATCAGGtcccggcagcagcagctggagcaggaggtggccCCCCTCCGCCGTGCTGAGGgacacctgcagcagctcctcaggTTCGCCGCCACCGCGGGCCAACCTCACCCAGACGGCGTGCTGGACCTCGCCAGGCCCTGACTGGACGCTGCGTTGCCGACGTGGCGAGCGTCCGCCGGTCCAGAGCGGCTTCGGCCTCAGCTCCTGGGCCGCGTGCTGCCAGCGTTCCTGGTCCAGGCCACGGGGGCCTCTCTGACACCGCGGGCCTCCGTCTTCACCTCAGCTGCCAGTTCCTGCGCCCCAGTCGCTCACTCGGACCGATAAGAGGTTGCTCCTCCGGCGGCGTGGCGTGATTGGACGCCAGTGAACTGACGGTTCATTATGGGCTGGTTCTTCCAACATGGCAGTTGTCGGTGAACCGACACCACAGCGACGCCGCGAGCATGTTGCTGAGACGGTCGCGCTTCAGTTAGCGCGCCGTTAGCAGCAGACACGCAACTACAGTGGATGAACTGCGCGTGCTCGAGCAGCTCCAGCCCAAAGCgctcagcagcagcaagtgGGCGTGGACAAGCGCGAGAATGGCGTGTTGGACGGCGCCTGCTTCTGGGTCCCGCCTGGACCAGCAGCGACCTCTGGCGGCCGCTTGCCGCACTGCCGCACATCCGTCCTGGCAGCCAGCGGAGGAAGCCGGAACCAGAACCGGAGTGGTGACGAGGTGAAGCCGCAGCAGGAGCCTCGGATCGGACAGCCGCGCGCCGGTACCAGGAGGCTGCAGCCCGAGTCCGTCCCGTCCAACTGTTGCTGCCGTCGATGAGTCTCGTCAGGTGAGCGACGCTTGTTGGTTCTGCTTCACCGTCAGCATCGGAGGAGCGGCGGCTGATGTCATGGTCTCGATCAGTCcgtccatcatcttcaccaccaccaccaccaccatcatcatcatcatcatcatcatcatcatcatcagtaaaGCCATTCGGTGACGTCAAACAATCAAAACTTTCCgtcatttctgtgtgtgtgtgtgtgtgcgcgcgcgtgtgcgtgTCTTCtgaacacccccccccccacggTGCCGGGGTCCCCCGTCTGGCCTGAAGCTCTCTGGACCGACTCAGAAGATATTTCTAGATGTGAGTCTAAAAATAACCCGGCGGGCTCTTCATCACGCAGGTGGTCCAGGACGCCCCCGTGATGCCGCCGTGCGCGTGAAGTGAAGGTTGGtgtggtgggaggaggaggaggaggtttctCTGCTGTTACACAGAAGACCAGCAGAGAATCCCTCCTCTGGTCTCCATGACGACGGTGACATCACAGCCCCGTGGAGCTTCTGGTCTCCCCGGTTACCGTCTGTTGCCTGGCGACAGCTGTCATGGCAACGCGTGATGCAGCCAGCAGATCCGCCGCACTTATGATCAGGAGCGTTCCACTCATGGCgtcatgtctttgtttttcctcacatGGATCTGAGCCGAGGAGCGTTCCCACTGCCCCTGAACGCATCGCTCCCTGATGAAGAcccctgtcatgtgacctgcaggtTCATGAACAGCCGAGTTCCTCCCAACAAGAGATACCAGCCCACGGAGTACGAGCATGCGGCCAACTGTGCCACGCACGCGGTGAGGACTCGCTCTctgactctcactctcactttcaCTCTCACACTCGCCCTCACACTCGCCCTCGCACTCGCCCTCGCACTCGCCCTCACACTCGCCCACCATCTCGCCCACCCTCTCGCCCGCCCTCTCACGGTGCCAGCTCACCCTCCGGCCTCCGTCTCCCCCCCCAGCTGTGGATAATCCCCAGTCTGCTGGGCAGCTGGCTGCTTCTCTTCCACTCGGGCGACCAGTGGCAGCGGGTGTCGGCCTGGATCTATGGCGCCGGACTGAGCTCGCTCTTCATCGTCTCCACCATGTTCCACACCGTGGCCTGGAAGAAGAGCCACCTGAGGTAGTGCCACAGCGCTCCCTCACGCTGACGGCAGCTGACGCCgtgtcgccccctgcaggtcgGTGGAGCACTGCTTCCACATGTGCGACCGCATGGTCATCTACTTCTTCATCGCCGCCTCCTACGCCCCCTGGTGAGTGTCCGGCTGCTTGGTGGCTGGAGGTCTTGACGGCCCGCTGCTTCTGCTTGTCAGGCTGAACCTGCGCGAGCTCGGACCCTGGGCCGGTCACATGCGCTGGCTGGTCTGGGTCATGGCCTCCTGCGGAACCACCtacgtcttcttcttccacGAGCGGTCGGTGATCTTGGCTTTGTTAGCGCCCAGCTTTGTTAGCATGCTGCCGCGCGGCGTGAGCGTTGAACGCTACTGCGCTAGCGGCTGCTCACCTGAAGTCTTTTGCTGAGTCGTGTTTGTGACGCAGATTCAAGCTGGTGGAGCTGATCTGCTACACGGTGATGGGCGTCTTCCCAGCTCCGGTGCTGCTCTCCATGGTGAGCCGCGCACGTGCGGCGCGCCCGCCGGCCCTCGCTAACGCCTCCCCGTGTCTCCTCAGCCGGAGCAGTCGGGTTTGTACGAGCTCCTGCTCGGCGGCGCCTCCTACTGCCTGGGCATCGTCTTCTTCAAGAGCGACGGCATCGTGCCGTTCGCGCACGCCATCTGGCACCTGTTCGTGGCCACGGGAGCCGCCGTGCACTACTACGCCATCTGGAAGTATCTGTACGTGGGGCCGGCCAATCAGGTGCAGACCTCCAGATGACATCATCGCCGGCTGGCCGCGAGGACTTTGCCCTTCCAGAAACCGGCTTCCCAGACCACACGGGTGTTTGCACGCCACTCTCGGCGTCTTGCGCCAATGGCGACTGCGTTGCGACTGACCACGGCGCTGGTCTGGttgacctgcagggggcgctgcgcTGGCGTCACCAGGGTGTGCGACTCGGAGAGCTCAGGTCCGAGAGTTTGTCCAGTCTGTGGGCGAGTCAGCCTGGGCTCCTCAGGTGAAACTAAGGAAACCAACAGACCAGTGAACTGAAACAACTACCGACTTAGCACTGCCACACGAAGGAAGGCCAGGATGGagtctcaggtgtgtgtgtgttgatcctGCTCTGTGGGGACCAGGTgttgtccttgtgaggaccgaccATATGACTTTGTAGGGACCATTTGGCAGGAGCCTCATTTCGAGGGTGAAgacttgactgtgtgtgtgtgtgtgttgtgaagtGCTCTTTTCTATTTCTCTTGATAACAAAGACTTTTACACTCGAGAGCTTTGGTTCCCAACCTTTTTTGGCTCGTGACCCCATTTTGACGCCACACATTTCTGGGGACAAACGTGGAGATTGATTCACACTCAAACAAGGAACAGCAATGACCAGCATCTTAGACTGGCCACAACGAAGATGAGAACCAACCAGAGTGTGGCggtgcttctgcttctgcttcagcGCGTGAGGTCTGGTACGTATTCGCTCGTCTCTCTCAACTCACCGCACCTGGCTGCGCCACAGGCGGAGCGCAgctcacctctgacctcacaTCCAGTCGGGAGCGCTCCTTCCACTTCATCCACTCAAGTGCGCTCAATCCAGCCTCACACCAGCACCAGCCAGGGCGCACGCTGAGCTCTCAGGAGCTCTTGAATTCCTCCGCTGCCGCACGCGACTCGAATCCCTGCTGAGGTACCAAGGTTCCACCGGCCGCTCAACAGCGGTGGCGGGCAGCCCCACGGCGCTGACACATCCGCCACCTCTGGCAAATAAGAGGCCACCTGCTCGTGCAGGCGGCGGCACGTCACCTTTGGAGCACTTGTCGATGCAGTCGTCTCTTCAAAACTGACTCATCCGGGGGAAGTTTGCCTTTGAAACGGGAGCCTCCCCAGAGTCCATCGAGGCTCGCGCTCGCCTGCTGCATGACCTTCTTGTGTGTCCGCTGCATGCTTGGGTCAAGTTCGTGTAGTTACACATGCAAGGAGGCACATTTCCTGCTGGTCACTCACGACAACACCAGCTTTGTTTCACCCCCATGGAACCGCAGAGCAGCGTTGGCTTCTCATCTTAGAAGCCACTGCAACACGCCCAGGATGCGGCTTGGCGTGGTTCACCTTGGTTCCCACCTGCTGCAGTATGTCGGCGATGGGCGCACTCACTTCTTCAGATGGCAGTTGTTCACGATGAATCATGCAGTGATTCCACATCGCAGATGTTTTCTCCACATCATCGTGAAGGACATCATAGGTTGCTGGGCCGGTCTGGGGTTCAGGAAGAGGGAGGCAACACGGACCGTCCTGGTGAATGGCATTCTCCTGCACCTAAGGAACAAACGCTCTCTGACTCTCAAGTCTGACTCCCAACTGACTCTCACGGGCTCTGACTCCTGAGGTCTCTGACTCTCAAGTCTGACTTCCAAATGACTCTCACGCTCTCTGACTCTCGAGGTCTCTGACTCTCAAGTCTGACTTCCAAATGACTCTCACGGGTTCTGACTCCCGAGGTCTCTGACTCCCAACTGACTCTCACGGTCTCTGACTCTCGAGGTCTCTGACTCCCAACTGACTCTCACGGGCTCTCGAGGCCTCTGACTCACAGCCGAATCTAAACTCTTGCCACGCCGCCGGAGGCTCCGCCTCTCAGATGTTCCCACAGCCCTTGGATGCAGCCGCGCTCCCAGCATGCTAGCGCCCCCTCCTGGAGAACAGTCCCGTCTGCGTCTTCCTGCTCGCTTCCACGCCGCACCAGCAGTAACAGCCTTCATCCAGCAGATGGCGCGCTGCGCCAAGACTCCGGCGGCGGCAGGTGCTCGGACACTTCGGCTGTTTCCGTCACTGCTCGGCTCTGGAGCTCCGTGTGGGAATGCGGCTGCTGGAGCAGCGCGCACTCGCTCGGCAGCTCTCGGCAGCGCGAGCCCGGATTCGCTCGCCCCTGGCACGAGGAGGGAGACCCCGGCGGTCCGGAGTGTCGCGCGCGCGTTTGGACCCGCAGGCGGAGCCGAGGATTCCCCGCAGCACCATGGAGCCTCGCGCCGCAGCCCGCGTGAGTACCCGGCTCCGAGTCCGGCTCCGAGTCCGCGCCGAGTCCGGGCTCCGCGAGCCCGTGGAGACGCGTCCAGCCTGCTGTTGACGCGGCGGTTGCTAGTGACGACCGGCCCGCTCACGCGCCTGCTGTAGCGCACGCGCCTGGGACGGACGCGAGTTCGGGCGGAGACCCTCCGCGGGTCCAGACGCGAGGCTCCGCAGGAGTCgtggtcaccatggaaacagagCAGGAAGGCGGCGGGCCGCAGACGCCGAGTCCGCTGCAGCCAAGTCGCCAGATTAGCGCGGATTAGGAGCCATTGGAAATAGTCACGTGATCCGCCCGGCGTCAGCGGCAACAGCGCCTCAGTCTGAGGGCGCCGCGGACACGCGCACGCACAGACTTGTTGGACTCCCGAGTCCCGCGGGTTGCTGCGGCCTGTCACGTGACTGACGGTGTCATCGCTGCCTCCCCAGCGCCAGAGCTGACGCGAGGACGGGACGAGCGCGCTGTGGGGACCGCGAGACCAGCGGCATCATGTTCTACGGCTCCTCGTCCGGGGCCTCCATGTCTCTGCCGTCCAAGAGCCGCCTGAAGCGGCAGAGCCGGACCTTCACCCAGGTGGGCCccacacacccgcacacacatGTCTGCGCTGCCGTCCCTTTCccccgccccccccccctgaaCCTAGCCCTCGAAACGCCTGGCACACCTGCACCTCAACTTGTAGTCACCGCCTTGTTTTCAAGTCTTGGAAGGTCCTCACTAAGACAtcacaagcccacacacacacacacctgccccCCGACTCTGATGTGCGTGACCTCGCGACCCCAGACCCGCCGCCCTCTCACCGCCTCTCTCCCCAGGTTCTGTACCGCACGCTGAGCTACAGGGACCGGGTCCCCGCGGAGGCCGGCACCAACACTCGCGGGGACCGGCGCTCCACCACAGAGCCTCCGGAGCGACCCGCCGACGACCCGGCAGAACTGTCCACGCAGAGCTCGGCGCCCGGGGTGCTGAAGATCTTCGGCGACGAGATCTGCGCCGGCGCCAACTACAAGAGCGTCCTGGCCACGCCGCGCTCCAGCGCCCAGGAGCTGGTCAAGGAGGCGCTGGAGCGCTACTCCCTCAACAAGGACGCCGCCCACTGTTACGTGCTGTGTGACGTCATCGGGCGGCTGCAGGGAGACGGCGGCTGGAGGACCGAGTGTCTGCGGGCGCTCGGCGACAACGAGaagccgctgctgctgcaggagctgtgGAAGCCTCGCGAGGGACACGCGCGGCGCTTCGAGCTGCGGCGCCGAGCCGCGGTGGAGGAGCTCGGCGCCAAGGACAAGGACACCATCACGGCAGGTGAGGTCCTCGCCCAGTCTGTGTGCTCGGCTGCCCGGCGGAGGGAGGAGCCTCTGCTGACCCCTCCCACACCCAACACACGACTGGAGACACCGACTGAAGGAGACAGAGTCACgcgctgaccttcagaggtcacctcacactgaggcaggtggaggtgagacaggtggaggtgagacaggtggaAGTGAGACAGGCGGAGGTGAGACAGGCGGAGGTGAGACTGACggaggtgagacaggtggaCAAGTGGAGGTGAGACTGGCGGAGgtgagactgatggaggtgagacaggtggaCAAGTGGAGGTGAGACTGGCGGAGGTGAGACTGGCGGAGGTGAGACAAATGGAGGTGAGACTGGTGGAGGTGAGGCAGATGGAGGTGAGACAGGCGGAGGTGAGACTGGCGGAGgtgagactgatggaggtgagacaggtggaggtgagacaAATGGAGGTGAGACTGGTGGAGGTGAGGCAGatggaggtgagacaggtggaggtgagacTGGTGGGGCTGAGACAAATGGAGGTGAGACTGGTGGAGGTGAGGCAGATGGAGGTGAGACAGGCGGAGGTGAGACTGGCGGAGgtgagactgatggaggtgagacaggtggaCAAGTGGAGGTGAGACTGGCGGAGgtgagactgatggaggtgagactgatggaggtgagacaggtggaggtgagacagatggaggtgagactgatggaggtgagaCAAGTGGAGGTGAGACTGGCggaggtgagacaggtggaggtgagactgatggaggtgagaCAGATGGAACTGAGACTGACGGAGGTGAGACAGGCGGAGGTGAGCCTGACGGAGGTGAGACAGGCGGAGGTGAAACTggtggaggtgagacaggtggaggtgagactggcggaggtgagacaggtggaggtgagacTGGCGGAGgtgagactgatggaggtgagacaggtggaggtgagacTGACGGAGGTGAGACTGGCGGAGGTGAGACTGGTGAGGGTGAGACTGGCGGAGGTGAGCcaggtggaggtgagacaggCGGAGGTGAGACAGGCGGAGGTGAGACTGATGGACAAGTGGAGGTGAGACTGGTGGAGAAGTGGATGTGAGACAGGCGGAGGTGAGACAGATGGAACTGAGACTGACGGAGGTGAggcaggtggaggtgagacaggcggaggtgagacaggtggaggtgagacaggcggaggtgagacaggtggaggtgagacagATGGAACTGAGACTGACGGAGGTGAggcaggtggaggtgagacaggcggaggtgagacaggtggaggtgagacaggtggaggtgagacaggCGGAGGTGAGACTGATGGACAAGTGGAGGTGAGACTGGTGGACAAGTGGATGTGAGACAGGCGGAGGTGAGACAGATGGAActgagactgatggaggtgaggcaggtggaggtgagacaggtggaggtgagacaggtggaggtgagacaggCGGAGGTGAGACTGGTCAAACCCCAGGAGAAGACAGACCTCAGTGTGAAGTGCCTCAGTCCTTTGATCTGTTGCCGGCTGCTGTCAGCTCTGGAGAGTGAGGCCGCATCTGGGCTCCGCCCCCCCGAGGCAGACAGACACTGCCAGGAGGAAGCAGGTTCTGCTGGAGACCCGGACCAGCTGcgcgcgtgtttgtgtgtgtgtgcgagcgagcGGGGTCTTCTCACCTCTCCACCCCTCCCACCCGCTGTAGGGACCAAACCCAGCCACTTCCTGGCGGCTCTCATGGGTCGATCTGGACTTGGCAAACTCAGGAGCTCCCCCCTGCGGTCCAGCCGGGCTCAGTCCAGCTCCAAAGGTGGGCCTGGGGTCAGGTAGGGCGGCTGTCAGTCATTGCCATGGAGACCACCCGAGACCGCGTCCTCACATGTCGTCGCCTCTTCATCCCGTCGCATTTCATCACCGCTCACGTGTCCGTCCAGTCAGGACCGGCTCGGCCGTCCACtcatggtcacatggtttcaccgCGTCTTCTGCGCCTGCCGCTGACTGTCTctgtctcctctgtctctcaACCTGCTATTCCCTCTGATCCTGGTCCTCCCTCTGATCCTGATCCTCCCTTTGACCCTGGTCTTTCCTCTGATCCTGGCCTTCTCTCTGGTCCTGCTCCTCCCTGTGACCCTGGTCCTTCCTCTGATCCTGGTCCTCCTTCCTCtgatcctggtcctcctccctctgaccctgatcctccctctgatcctggtcctccttcctctgatcctggtcctcctccctctgacccTGGTCCTCCCTTTGATCCTGGTCCTCCCTCTGACCCTGATCCTCCCTCTGACCCTGGTCCTCCCTTTGATCCTGGTCCTCCCTCTGACCCTGATCCTCCCTCTGATCCTGGTCCTCCTTCCTCtgatcctggtcctcctccctctgacccTGGTCCTCCCTTTGATCCTGGTCCTCCCTCTGATCCTGGTCCTCCACCCTCTGATCCTGGTCCTCCCTTTGATCCTGGTCCTCCCTCTGGTCCTGCTCCTCCCTGTGACCCTGGTCCTTCCTCTGATCCTGGTCCTCCTTCCTCtgatcctggtcctcctccctctgacccTGGTCCTCCCTCTGATCCTGGTCCTCCCTCTGACCCTGATCCTCCCTCTGATCCTGGTCCTCCTTCCTCtgatcctggtcctcctccctctgacccTGGTCCTCCCTTTGATCCTGGTCCTCCCTCTGATCCTGGTCCTCCACCCTCtgatcctggtcctcctccctctgacccTGGTCCTCCCTTTGATCCTGATCCTCCCTCtgatcctggtcctcctccctctgacccTGGTCCTCCCTTTGATCCTGGTCCTCCCTCtgatcctggtcctcctccctctgacccTGGTCCTCCCTTTGATCCTGGTCCTCCCTCtgatcctggtcctcctccctctgatcCTGGTCCTCCCTTTGATCCTGGTCCTCCCTCTGATCCTggtcctcctctcttcttcccctCCTCTCTGTCAGATATCAACGCTCAGGCCCGTAAGCTGCAGAGGAACCGAGCAAAGGGGACCCTGACCCTGCCACGCTCCAGCAACTCCTCCTTCTGTCGCAGCCTGAGTGAGACCAGCCTGAACCAGGTGACCCTCGGGGCGACTCAGCCTTGCACTGGGAGGCTGAAGCtcatctgctgtgtgtgtttgtgtgtgtgcagctgtcTCTGGGAGAGGAGCCCAAGCGCTACTACTCGACTCTCCCGGGTCCTCTGAGAGGTCGCGACGTGTCCAGCAGCCGGAGGAAGGAGGACGGCGGTCAGGGCGGAGTCAAGCACTCACTGTACCAGTcgcctcacctgctgctgctgcagggctACAACCAGCAGGTGagtcttcttgtgaggaccccAGGACTCTGGCAGGTCCTCACAGGGTTGTCAGTGCTGAAACCTCCAGTTCGCTCCAGAGTCCTAGTCCCGGTGAGCCAGGCTagaggtcctcactaagacagcgaggcgcgtgtgtgtgtgcggcaggACTGCCTGGTCTACCTGCTGAACCGCGAGCAGCACACGGTGGGGCAGGAGACGCCCTCGGCCCGACCCAACATCTGCCTCTTCTCCCCCGACATCCTGCCGCTGCACTGCCGCCTGCGCCGCGTGGCCGCCTCCCACCGGGGCGGCGCCAGCGTGGCGGTGGAGCCGGTCCTCAACGGCTCGGTGCTGGTCAACTTCTCGCGCTGCGAACGCTCCACCGGCCTGCGTCACGGCGACCTGCTGTCCTTCGGCGCGCACTACATCTTCCTGTACAAGGACCCGGCAGGCGCCAAGCCGCTGCCTGCGCAGACGCTGGCCCGCCTGCGCAGCCTGGGCCAGCTGCAGGAGGCGCCTGCGGGCGAGGAGGGCGAGAGCTGCAGGGCCTGTGGCTCGCTGCTGAGGGAGCGAGCGGCGCCGCCCGCCGCGCCCGGTGCCCGCCGGGGCTTCAAGCCCCACCTGGTCAAGCCTCGCGGCGCGGGCACCTCCGCGGCGGAGCGAGGGGGCGGAGCTCAGAAGAGGCGGCTGCAGCTGGAGTTCGAGCAGAGTCACGAGGACCAGCTGCTCGCCCGGATCATCTCGCTCATCGAGCCCGGAGGTGGGTGTTGGGAGTGGCTCCCTGTCGGCGCTCACGCCCTGGCTCTGGCTCGCTCGCtctcgccccctgcaggtgacgACCACAAGCTGACGCCGGCGTATCTGCTGTGCCTGTGCATCCAGCACTCGGCCGCCACCTTCCAGCCGGGCAGCTTCggcaagctgctgctgaagatggtCCGGCGGATCCAGAGCATGGCGTGGGTGAGTGGCGCGGCCCGGGTCACGCGGGCGACGCGGCTCCTGGAAGTCctgtgctctgtgtgtgtgtcgcaggaGAAGACCAAGGACCTGGCGCAGAAGCAGGCGCAGCAGTGAGTGGGCGcacacgccgccgccgccgccgccgcacccTCTTCCTCACCCTCTTGTTCTCCTGCAGCCAGGACCCGGCCTCGCTCTCTTTGCTCAGCATCTCCGATTTGGTCCCGGACCTGCAGACCATTTTCTTCTGGATGTCCAACTCCATCGAGATTCTCTACTTCATCCAGCAGAGAGCGCCGACCTACACACACAGCCTGGAGGTCATGCAAGGTACACTCGCGCCTGCGCGCGCACGTCTGTCTCtcccctggccatcaccctttccccagccaaggTTTGAACCCTCGACACCTTGTGGGGGGCGGCCCAAATGCTTGCCACGCGAGTCCAGGAGATGACACGACACGTCCGAGCTGCGGGCGGCCACGCCCCCATTCAGTGGCCGCTCCTCAGGTCCACCACCAACTCCAGCGGCACACCTCACAAGTCTGGCCTGTGCTCTCGCTCAGGAT contains:
- the radil gene encoding ras-associating and dilute domain-containing protein isoform X7, with protein sequence MQPRSQHASAPSWRTVPSASSCSLPRRTSSNSLHPADGALRQDSGGGRCSDTSAVSVTARLWSSVWECGCWSSAHSLGSSRQREPGFARPWHEEGDPGGPECRARVWTRRRSRGFPAAPWSLAPQPAARADARTGRARCGDRETSGIMFYGSSSGASMSLPSKSRLKRQSRTFTQVLYRTLSYRDRVPAEAGTNTRGDRRSTTEPPERPADDPAELSTQSSAPGVLKIFGDEICAGANYKSVLATPRSSAQELVKEALERYSLNKDAAHCYVLCDVIGRLQGDGGWRTECLRALGDNEKPLLLQELWKPREGHARRFELRRRAAVEELGAKDKDTITADINAQARKLQRNRAKGTLTLPRSSNSSFCRSLSETSLNQLSLGEEPKRYYSTLPGPLRGRDVSSSRRKEDGGQGGVKHSLYQSPHLLLLQGYNQQDCLVYLLNREQHTVGQETPSARPNICLFSPDILPLHCRLRRVAASHRGGASVAVEPVLNGSVLVNFSRCERSTGLRHGDLLSFGAHYIFLYKDPAGAKPLPAQTLARLRSLGQLQEAPAGEEGESCRACGSLLRERAAPPAAPGARRGFKPHLVKPRGAGTSAAERGGGAQKRRLQLEFEQSHEDQLLARIISLIEPGGGCWEWLPVGAHALALARSLSPPAGDDHKLTPAYLLCLCIQHSAATFQPGSFGKLLLKMVRRIQSMAWVSGAARVTRATRLLEVLCSVCVSQEKTKDLAQKQAQHQDPASLSLLSISDLVPDLQTIFFWMSNSIEILYFIQQRAPTYTHSLEVMQGSKESLLSATISASEEAMAVLEEVIMYTFQQCVYYITKALYVVLPGLLDCNPFPGDGGEPCWRGGAGLPEPVRRVLQVRRRRGGRRVAVVTASGCVRPQVFQMAQELLQGYQVHPEIQAQMFAYLFFFSNVSLFNQLMDKGPSRGWFQRSRVLQIQACVRMVLEWSGRSSLGHLADKFFVKLNSAVAILATPTQQLTQMSWRLLSSEHPSLKPVQLHRILSQCQLTLELGAVPLWKPSAEDEAYVYRTVDLLESFENHPPIVLPSSGFTVDLDAECVDDNIYRQLLYVRHFLWGLRSKTPAGPAPCGPGPAPALVNGSNAAEQQEGQREPHGSPGSGASCGDEAELAEEKGRERGAGLRRNGSLPHPRTAELVCPEGGAGGPTKTPNGCGRSPADCKKTNGLMGNGLEGCVSGPEFPFLLCPPGDPNLPDHLCMVFVVELDKGPYGLGMGLIDGLHTPLNAPGIYIRTLIPEGPAACDGRLRIGDRILAVNGTSLIGADYQSAVDLIRLGGGRLRFLVAKSDPEVSDKISASSC
- the radil gene encoding ras-associating and dilute domain-containing protein isoform X2; translation: MQPRSQHASAPSWRTVPSASSCSLPRRTSSNSLHPADGALRQDSGGGRCSDTSAVSVTARLWSSVWECGCWSSAHSLGSSRQREPGFARPWHEEGDPGGPECRARVWTRRRSRGFPAAPWSLAPQPAARADARTGRARCGDRETSGIMFYGSSSGASMSLPSKSRLKRQSRTFTQVLYRTLSYRDRVPAEAGTNTRGDRRSTTEPPERPADDPAELSTQSSAPGVLKIFGDEICAGANYKSVLATPRSSAQELVKEALERYSLNKDAAHCYVLCDVIGRLQGDGGWRTECLRALGDNEKPLLLQELWKPREGHARRFELRRRAAVEELGAKDKDTITAGTKPSHFLAALMGRSGLGKLRSSPLRSSRAQSSSKDINAQARKLQRNRAKGTLTLPRSSNSSFCRSLSETSLNQLSLGEEPKRYYSTLPGPLRGRDVSSSRRKEDGGQGGVKHSLYQSPHLLLLQGYNQQDCLVYLLNREQHTVGQETPSARPNICLFSPDILPLHCRLRRVAASHRGGASVAVEPVLNGSVLVNFSRCERSTGLRHGDLLSFGAHYIFLYKDPAGAKPLPAQTLARLRSLGQLQEAPAGEEGESCRACGSLLRERAAPPAAPGARRGFKPHLVKPRGAGTSAAERGGGAQKRRLQLEFEQSHEDQLLARIISLIEPGGGCWEWLPVGAHALALARSLSPPAGDDHKLTPAYLLCLCIQHSAATFQPGSFGKLLLKMVRRIQSMAWVSGAARVTRATRLLEVLCSVCVSQEKTKDLAQKQAQHQDPASLSLLSISDLVPDLQTIFFWMSNSIEILYFIQQRAPTYTHSLEVMQGSKESLLSATISASEEAMAVLEEVIMYTFQQCVYYITKALYVVLPGLLDCNPFPGDGGEPCWRGGAGLPEPVRRVLQVRRRRGGRRVAVVTASGCVRPQVFQMAQELLQGYQVHPEIQAQMFAYLFFFSNVSLFNQLMDKGPSRGWFQRSRVLQIQACVRMVLEWSGRSSLGHLADKFFVKLNSAVAILATPTQQLTQMSWRLLSSEHPSLKPVQLHRILSQCQLTLELGAVPLWKPSAEDEAYVYRTVDLLESFENHPPIVLPSSGFTVDLDAECVDDNIYRQLLYVRHFLWGLRSKTPAGPAPCGPGPAPALVNGSNAAEQQEGQREPHGSPGSGASCGDEAELAEEKGRERGAGLRRNGSLPHPRTAELVCPEGGAGGPTKTPNGCGRSPADCKKTNGLMGNGLEGCVSGPEFPFLLCPPGDPNLPDHLCMVFVVELDKGPYGLGMGLIDGLHTPLNAPGIYIRTLIPEGPAACDGRLRIGDRILAVNGTSLIGADYQSAVDLIRLGGGRLRFLVAKSDPEVSDKISASSC